A window of the Ipomoea triloba cultivar NCNSP0323 chromosome 14, ASM357664v1 genome harbors these coding sequences:
- the LOC116004905 gene encoding uncharacterized protein LOC116004905, translated as MRCLLMLGVVMFSFMCGFVLSKECTNIPTQLSSHTLRYELLSSKNESRRKEMFGHYHLTPTDDSAWSNLLPRKMLKEEDEFDWMMMYKKIKKSGGVKGVGGFLNEVSLNDVRLDPNSIHGRAQQTNLEYLLMLDVDRLVWSFRKTAGLETPGEPYGGWEGATVELRGHFVGHYLSASAQMWASTHNDTLKEKMSAVVSSLSACQEKMGSGYLSAFPSELFDRFEDIKPVWAPYYTIHKVLAGLLDQYTLAGNSQALKMTTWMVDYFYNRVQNVISKYTIERHWLSLNEETGGMNDVLYRLYSITADPKHLLLAHLFDKPCFLGLLAVKADDLSGFHTNTHIPIVIGSQMRYEITGDPIYKEIGTYFMDIVNTSHAYATGGTSVSEFWSDPKRLASTLQTENEESCTTYNMLKVSRNLFRWTKEMAYADYYERALTNGVLSIQRGTDPGVMIYMLPLHPGASKAKSYHGWGTKFDSFWCCYGTGIESFSKLGDSIYFEEQGEVPGIYIIQYISSSLDWKSGQIKLRQSVDPVGSQDNRLRVTITITSKQV; from the exons atgagGTGTTTGCTGATGTTGGGAGTGGTTATGTTTTCGTTTATGTGTGGATTTGTTCTGAGTAAAGAATGTACTAACATTCCTACTCAGCTGTCATCTCACACTCTGAGATATGAGCTCTTATCATCAAAGAATGAGAGTAGGAGAAAAGAAATGTTTGGGCACTACCATTTGACTCCCACCGATGATTCGGCCTGGTCTAATTTGCTTCCGAGGAAGATGTTGAAGGAGGAAGATGAATTTGATTGGATGATGATGTATAAGAAGATAAAGAAGTCTGGTGGGGTTAAGGGAGTTGGCGGTTTTCTGAACGAGGTTTCGCTCAATGATGTGAGGCTAGACCCGAATTCAATCCATGGAAGAGCTCAACAAACTAACTTGGAGTACTTGTTGATGTTGGATGTTGATAGACTGGTGTGGAGCTTCAGGAAGACTGCTGGCTTGGAAACTCCTGGTGAGCCATATGGAGGATGGGAGGGAGCAACTGTTGAGCTTCGAGGTCATTTTGTAG GGCATTACCTTAGTGCCTCGGCACAAATGTGGGCTAGTACACACAATGACACTCTCAAAGAGAAAATGTCTGCTGTTGTTTCTTCGTTATCGGCCTGTCAAGAGAAAATGGGATCGGGATATTTATCTGCTTTCCCATCTGAGCTGTTTGACCGCTTTGAAGATATAAAGCCTGTATGGGCACCATACTATACGATTCACAAG GTTTTGGCAGGTCTGTTGGATCAGTACACACTTGCTGGCAATTCTCAAGCTTTGAAAATGACAACCTGGATGGTTGATTACTTTTATAACCGTGTGCAAAATGTGATCTCAAAATATACGATTGAAAGACACTGGTTATCCTTAAATGAAGAAACTGGCGGTATGAATGATGTTCTTTATAGGTTGTACAGCATAACG GCTGATCCAAAGCACTTATTGTTGGCTCACCTTTTTGACAAACCATGTTTTCTGGGTCTGCTGGCAGTTAAG GCTGATGACTTATCAGGTTTTCATACAAACACACACATCCCAATTGTCATTGGATCTCAAATGCGTTACGAAATAACTGGCGATCCAATTTATAAG GAAATTGGGACTTATTTTATGGATATTGTCAATACTTCACACGCCTATGCAACTGGAGGAACATCAGTTAGTGAATTCTG GTCTGATCCAAAGAGGTTGGCTAGCACACTACAGACCGAGAATGAAGAGTCCTGTACAACTTATAACATGCTGAAG GTCTCTAGAAACCTTTTCAGATGGACCAAGGAGATGGCTTACGCTGATTATTATGAGAGAGCCTTAACAAATGGAGTTCTTAGCATCCAAAGAGGAACAGACCCTGGAGTCATGATTTATATGCTTCCGCTACATCCTGGTGCTTCCAAGGCCAAAAGTTACCATGGATGGGGAACAAAATTCGATTCTTTCTGGTGCTGCTACGGGACAG GAATTGAATCCTTTTCCAAGTTGGGAGATTCTATATACTTTGAAGAGCAAGGAGAAGTTCCAGGAATCTACATTATTCAGTACATATCTAGCTCACTTGATTGGAAATCTGGTCAGATTAAACTGAGGCAGAGTGTAGATCCAGTTGGTTCACAGGATAATCGCCTTCGCGTGACAATTACAATAACATCAAAGCAGGTATAG